In the genome of Nerophis ophidion isolate RoL-2023_Sa linkage group LG28, RoL_Noph_v1.0, whole genome shotgun sequence, the window gtgccatgtctctcaggtgtgacatacctgttgttggtgtgtgccatgtctctcaggtgtgacatacctgttgttgtcatacctgccagcttgtctgcagcaataaacaagtcatcaattgagtccacaacatgtttgatgtttattcctctcatgttgaagtagttcccatctgcagttcgcccactgcactctatcgccaccatgtggtcatacctgcaacaacttcatagttctttgaaactatcgccaccatgtggtcatacctgcatcaatttcatagttctttgaaactatcgccaccatgtggtcatacctgcaacaacttcatagttctttgaaactatcgccaccatgtggtcatacctgcaacaacttcatagttctttgaaactatcgccagcatgtggtcatacctgcaacaacttcatagttctttgaaactatcgccaccatgtggtcatacctgcaacaacttcatagttctttgaaactatcgccaccatgtggtcatacctgcaacaacttcatagttctttgaaactatcgccagcatgtggtcatacctgcaacaacttcatagttctttgaaactatcgccaccatgtggtcatacctgcaacaacttcatagttctttgaaactatcgccaccatgtggtcatacctgcaacaacttcatagttctttgaacctaaaatctattgagatatatatcgtatatatggagcggaaaacacaacccaaaattcaaagtttcttcatgcgacgtagccggcctacttcaccacagtctgtggtctattgccccccccccccaggcaaagatgagatggagatgtgatggtgacgactaacacattttctgggggggaaatcactgcatagataacatttgtgtatggaaagaaatctattctttacaagaccaaggatagctcagtggttaagactgcggactctgaatgagaggtactggtttcgaatgccaatctagttgacatcattttgttcaaactcatcatactttactgagccaggagtcctcaattacatttgtgtatggaacacaatcatagcttcacaagacccaggacagtccagtggttaagacttctcacttggaattaagcgcactgggttcaaatccagctctaattgattttttttttttttttcccccaagatggcgctgctgtagtggctgctgttggcaggagctccgtgctcttgtgtcatcatttcgtgtttccctcttgttttcatgtcttattatatttttttgccttttggtccgggaccctttgggactgtgtgacaaggggtggcactttggtgacctctgtggtgctttttgtggacttctggatcttcctcccgggagccttttgaccatggagaccagctgctgggtgtctgccacaccggagtcgctttggagggactggaggagaagcggatgaagggacaggtctgcggagcaagctctgagcgctgggacggagaggcttggcggtgtcttggctgggtgagcaggtgtcgtacacctcagtctccttggacgtatcctcgctcatccatgcggactggacactggccgagagttggttggcggcttagagtggagtcagttctcttggttgctttgttgggtctgctcctgtttctggccacgctccctccaccccagtggacgatggcgtggaacagcgcagagaccaccacagtgtctatgtttcttttagttgttattcatagctggatgtagaagtgtctgcttgtatccgctgctttaatgtctttcatgtcctttgtcttctttgatgtttacctcttacacacatgtgagagggatgtgtactatggctatgagttgttgttgttttttcccttggcctcagtctggaccccttctccagggcccaggtttagaccatttttattttagtatattttattttaatcttctatttttttcacccattcccaacctcattatactttacagagccaggagtcctcgattacatttatgtatggaacacaatcttattgtcacaagacccagggtagactaggggttgagtctgctgactttgaatgaaaagtgctgagttcaaacctcactctggttgatagtattttttttttacctcatcatactttacgaaggctgggagtcatcgattacatttgtgtatggactaaaatcctacctttacaagactgaaagtagcccagtggttaagactgttgcatgagaacaaactgtacacagttcaaaccccactccggtcagcagtattttttccacctcatcttactccagtgagtcaggggtcgtagataacatttgtgtatggaaagaaatccattcttcacaggaccagggatagctcggtggttaagactgctgactctgaatgacaggtactgggttcaaatcccactcaagttgacaaaatttagtttaagcttgtcatactttactgagccaggagtcctcgattacatttgtgtatagaacacaatctttacttcacaagacccaggatagaccaggggttaagacatctgactcggaatgaaaagtactgggttcaagtcacactcaggttgactgtattttgttctacctcatcaaactttactgggccatcagtcctcgattacatttgtgtatgaaaaaaaatatatctcatcaagacccaggatagctcagtggttaagactgctgactctgaacgacaggtactgggttcaaatcccactcatgttgacaaaattttgtttaagcttgtcatactttactgagccaggagtcctcgattacatttgtgtatagaacacaatcttctcttcacaagacccaggatagaccaggggttaagacatctgactcggaatgaaaagtactgggctcaagtcccactcaggttaactgtattttgttctacctcatcaaactttactgggccatcagtcctcgattacatttgtgtatgaaaaaaaaatatctcatcaagacccaggatagcccagtggttaagactgctgactctgaatgacaggtacttggttcgaatcccactcatgttgacaaaattttgtttaagcttgtcatactttactgagccaggagtcctcgattacatttgtgtatagaacacaatcttctcttcacaagacccaggatagaccaggggttaagacatctgacttggaatgaaaagtactgggttcaaatctcactcaggttgtgtgtcttttgttctacctcatcaaactttactgggccacagtcctcgattacatttgtgtatgaaaaaaaattgtgtcatcaagacccaggatagcccagtggttaagactgttgactcaggttgaagagtgtggggttcgactcctgcttgggtcgatgtgtaatttaaaagatcagctggaggctgcaagttgacaaatattgtaactgtgtcatttctcccatgtaatgttaaaataataatttaatttactttttttttatccaattacaattaacctattttattttatttgtacccaggagagctcattggtcaacgctctttatttatcctattcccacccacctcaggagttacactcactcgcacacactcctacacacacgcactcattctcacacacacacacacacacacacacacaggtagcccctgaggtgtcatcattgactatttgacattttattttggattattattagctttagtgttgacttaatttttcaactatatgttagtcaaagaagtagcacataacattactctgtgtgggggagaagaagcagcccacaatgtatgtcgtcttgacgccgtactgccaaattactgactccatgtatgggatttgaactcactactcctgtattaggagcccacagtgttgaccattgagctatcctgggtcccaacaaagttaggttctcgctcatatacaaatgttatcagtgaactatgatcaaggcaaaacaataaactaacgcctcctaacaatggatttgaacccagtagttctgcatgagaggcagcagtcttaaccattgagctatcctgagtcttgctggaagtgtagtctggctcattcattaatggaatcgtgacatctgtcccagtaaactacgattgaggtggagctcaattttgaactgaagttacatatcaaaccaattgggattcaaacccagtacccccatatttgaagctcacagtgttgaccattgaggtatcctgggttccatcaagacaggattttcactaatatacaaatgcaatcatttaacaatgatagagatgaaacaaaaaacaagatcttgtggatttgaacccagtagtaccgtgtgagaggcagcagccttaaccattgagcattttgggttctactacttcctgatctggatcaatataccaatgttacatacctgttgttgagtagttggtgtgtgccatgtctctcaggtgtgacatacctgttgttggtgtgtgccatgtctctcaggtgtgacatacctgttgtaagtgtgtgccatgtctctcaggtgtgacatacctgttgttggtgtaccaaaaagttctatcttggtttcatctgaccacatgacattctcccaatcctctgctgtatcatccatgtatccattttgttataaactcaactcgtcgtatttggagaatactaagttgcatcccaagaacaccatacctactgtgaagcatgggggtggaaacatcatgctttggggctgtttttctgctaaggggacaggacgattgatcagtgttaaggaaagaatgaatggggccatgtatcgtgagatttggagccaaaacctccttccatcagtgagagctttgaatggttgaccaaatacttattttctaccgtaatttacaaataaattatttaaaattcctacaatgtgaattcctggattttttttccacattccgtctctcacagttgaagtgtacctatgatgaaaatgacagacctctgtcatcatttgaagtgggagaacttgctgactaaatacttttttgccccactgtatgtatacattttacaggactctcatcgtctgcctcagagacccaagtagtttttagtgtattatgcaaatgagccatgttagtcattgtaggagccagatcatgtgtgtatgtcacgtggtgtttgtggatgtgtacacaaggaacagaagcatgtgtcacgtgacataggtggccgtcaccataaagaaggtttttttacctgtactcaagagggagagaggaaagagtagagctcggtagccatcatttctgctcggttggtagagtggccgtgccagcaacctgagggttccaggttcgatccccgcttctgccaacctagtcactgctgttgtgtcctcgggcaagacactttacccacctgctcccagtgccacccacactggtttcaaaatgtaacttagatatcgggctacacaatgtaaagcgcttcgagtcacaagagaaaagcgctatataaatataattaacttcacattaaatcaaataatgtactgtattgtgaattgtgattgaaaagtatgccaagaataaacgtgtggaatgtttattaaaaatatgtatcatggaataaaaacagtattttccaatagatgtcctttacttgacattctgtcttgtcagtctcccgctacgtgtcttgaagcctgcaacaaaaagtacgtttaccacacttacagtataatctacaaaaggtttatgtgtatcaaaacacatgcaaacttgttagctcacgcaaagctgatctaaatacttgtcgattaatgagcaaaataaggagtgcaatccatcccatccatccattttctaccgcttattccctccatttaacatatttgtcttaatgatgtatgcagaatatatgttgattatcagaatgcccacaatactgggaggagaaaatgcaaatacaaatcactcaacatgaacagtgagatttatcaatgctgaaagtgtcctgcaggcagtatcgtgcctcttaaaaagtctgaaatctgcgtgcaaactggcatagttgcacacagggctgtgagaaaggaggccatcacgctgcaaagacaactgacatagttgcacacagggctgtgagaaaggaggccatcacgctgcaaagacaactgacatagttgcacacagggctgtgagaaaggaggccatcacgctgcaaagacaactgacatagttgcacacagggctgtgagaaaggaggccatcacgctgcaaagacaactgacatagttgcacacagggctgtgagaaaggaggccatcacgctgcaaagacaactgacatagttgcacacagggctgtgagaaaggaggccatcacgctgcaaagacaactgacatagttgcacacagggctgtgagaaaggaggccatcacgctgcaaagacaactgacatagttgcacacagggctgtgagaaaggaggccatcacgctgcaaagacaactgacatagttgcacacagggctgtgagaaaggaggccatcacgctgcaaagacaactgacatagttgcacacagggctgtgagaaaggaggccatcacgctgcaaagacaactgacatagttgcacacagggctgtgagaaaggaggccatcacgctgcaaagacaactgacatagttgcacacagggctgtgagaaaggaggccatcacgctgcaaagacaactgacatagttgcacacagggctgtgagaaaggaggccatcacgctgcaaagacaactgacatagttgcacacagggctgtgagaaaggaggccatcacgctgcaaagacaactgaacagagaagcctttgttctacgtgtgcatgtcatatttggactgttagaaataaaaagaagaagatatatattcagcaatatcattttatagctgctggacaacttaaagggccgattaaaccaaagtctattaatttatgttgttttttaatggtattccttttttgatttagaaaatatgcaccgtatttttcggactataagtagcagtttttttttcatagtttggccgggggtgcgacttatattcaggagcgacttatgtgtgaaattattaacacattaccgtaaaatatcaatattatttatctcattgacgtaagagactagacgtataagattttatgggatttatggattaggagtgagagatagtttgttaaaggtataacatgttctatatgttctagttatttgaatgactcttaccataatatgttagcttaacatagcagttgcttatttatgcctcatataacctacacttattcagcctgttcttcactattcttgatttattttaaattgcctttcaaatgtctattcttgccgtctggttttatcaaataaatttccccccaaaaatgcgacttatactccagtgcgacttgtatgttttttttccttctttattatgcattttcggcaggtgcgacttatactccgaaaaatatggtattgaacaaatatataaacgcaacacttttgtttttgctcccatttatcatgaattgaacttaaagatctgaaacttttaccatacagaaaatatatattcctctcaaaaattacttactgggtgacatgtccggtgagtatgctggtcatgcaagaactgggatgtttttagcttccagatccttgcaacatgagttagtaaatgttatttataaaggtGATGGCCTCGGGTGATTAGTACAACAATGGGGCTCAGGGTCTCGTGACAGTATCTCTGCGCAtggaaaatgccatcaataaaatgcacgtggtttcgctgtcaataataacataccaaaacctctgtattgtgccagacgccattgagtgtgagcatttgcccactcaagttggttaagaagacaaactgcagttaggtcgagaccccgatgaggaccacgagcatgcagatgagctttcttgagacagattgattgattgatacttttattagtagattgcacagttcagtacatattccgtacaattgaccactaattggtaacaccccaatacgtttttcaacttgtttaagtcggggtccacgttaatcaattcatggtagtttcttacagtttgtgcagaaatgctatggttaagcaaaccaattgttgtagcagctgtccgggtggcaggtctcagccaatcaatatggtctgcggctgtgaggccagttggatgtattgccaaattctctgaaacacctttggaggcggcttatactaaacggcctgggctactgggtgggaagttggagaagatgcaggtggaggcccccttggtgtcctgggttgtagattacctgactgacagaccacagtatatgccactgcaggactgtgtgtctgacaggctggtcagcaacaccggggccccggaggctacagtactcttcccccttcctctacaccatttacaccacccatttccactatcagtcagagtcctgccaccttcagaagttttctgatgactctgcgatagtggggtgtattgaggaaggtgatgacgaggaatacaggacactggtggaggactttgtcacatggtgtggaaagaaccacctccagctcaatgttacggagaccaaggagctggttgtggacctgggaaggaggaggagtactctggcgacccctgtttccatcaaagGGGTGGATGTGtacatggtagaggattataaatacctcggagtacacatggacaacaagctgaatgggtcaaaacacgctgaggccctctacaagaagggacagagccgaatctatatttcctttggaggctaggatccttcaacgtctgtacaaagatgttgaagatgttctacgagtcgctgGTGGCAGGCGCCCTCTTGTACgacgtggcctgctggggcagcgggctgagagtgagggacacatacagactggacaagttggtagagaaggccagtaacaagatgggagtggagctggactctctggcggtggtgtcagagagaagtctagcaaaactcctagccattatggacaacacctcccacccactacactcggaccttgcagagagaatgagcaccttcagtggaaggctcagactcccaaaatgcaacacggaacgacacaggaggtccttcacaccgacagccatccgactgtataatgcatatgttccttgactgcacttaaatgtagaatatatttatattattcatatatattatattatttattattatcattgtttattgtgagcgaactgtggtgctgaatttcccccagggatcaataaagtactttctattctattctattcttatggcggagaaataaacatttaattgacgggcaacagctctggtggacattgctgcagtcagcatgcctactgcacgctccctcaaaacttgcgacatctgaagcattgtgttgtgtgataaaactgcacatttcacagtggccttttattttggacagctcaaggcacacctgtcaggtgggatggattatcttggcaaagaaaaaatgctcactaacaaatgtatacagatttgtgaacaatatttgagaggaacaggtattttgtgtttatagtcaaagttttcgatctttgagttcatttaaattgggaacaagaacaaaagcgttgcgtttttttttttgtatttagtataactcctaaaaaaaatgtcttgcaatatgcagtttgatcattcctgctgcaaatagtatacatactgtgattctatattgcagaaaaggtgttagatgatcgatatgtgctataatctaatataagcccccctccagtgtggagagcataataacatgaatgtagagggaaagaagtgtttccaagggcacataatgcttctagtacacaaaaatagggtgatctgtgccacttttgctgctatcaattgcacaaagtagatcacatacaacacgtccaccaacagtacatgcaattttatagtttgcgcacacagataagtgtgtgggaattggatcctcaaagatcaggctcttaatattttcagaaaatgggagtattattagaatcagacctgcagctggctctgtattgttctttttcctcctgcctgacgtggatttcggttcttgctgaggtgtgtttgctgatcttcttctgggtgtggcttcttcttgaggtccattttcttcttcctttGCTGCTTTTGTGGGCTTTTTGGCTGCTTTTTTCTTCACTGTGCTGTCAGAGTTGTGTTTCCTGGACACCTGAAGTACAGCCACAATGGGGTTAGATTTCTATGTGCTGGTGGTGATTACCTACTGAATATACCTTTTTCTTGCGGGGGTAATCATGGTCTGCATCTGTATCTTTTCTCTTTTTGGCCTTTGGAGACTTTGATTCTGGTGTGTGAGAAAAGATAAAGACACACTAAGCTTTCTCTTATGTGTAATGGTATCTCAACTATTTTTTCTGGCGTTTACCTTTAGGAGCCATAGGACCTGGATCGCCCTGAAATGACACCATTTTATATTAGTCAATACATGCTACAAATATAGTTGTTACGTATGAAAATGTGTTTGCATACTTTGAACCACATAGTCCTGCCATTGTGGTCGCGTACAGACTTCATTCCATCCACATAGTAACACTGCAACCAGGCCTCAAAACCTGAGTAGTCTTTCTTCTCTGGATCGTAACCTTTCCCACCTCCATAAACAAAAAGTCTAAATAAGAGGAGCACCTTTGTGTCGTTGTCTTCCCCCCACCCCGATCAACCTTGAAACATGGATTCTTACCTAAGTTCACCACCTCCAGCGGTACTGTGTGGCAAAGTCTGAGCAGGTCTGTATTCTCCTCTTCCATTTTGTCCTTTTTGGCTCCCTTAACATTTTTGGGcaaaataaactgttaataatcgaggtaaaatacttgtttgtacttatttgacctttttgctatggatctccttttttacagctttcttgtcttcacacgcATCCTCTGACTCGAGGCCTTCCAGCACAGTCCGGGCAGGCACAAAGGGTGGAATGTTCAACCTGGAAGACACACATGGGCATCTTTCCAAAAACAGAAGGTATTTTGTGTGGAAACAGTGCTACACTTTTATAGTAAACACATTTCCAAGTGAAATTAGGAATTGCTTGTTTATTCATCCAAGATGATTAGAATCTGGGgaatacaaaaacattcttcactctccttttcagatcacggtgacctgagtatgtatcttcattcaatggtcatttcttttacagcaggctctttggtgaagtgtaatattattgctaggagtcttgcaaaagtacttcacacagtgggcacggctgtaacaaaataacactgcaatgtactgtcaacatgtacaaaaccccaaaccagtgaagtagcacgttgtgtaaatggtaaataaaaacagaatacaatgatttgtaaatcctttttaacttatattcaattgaatagactgcaaagacaagatatttgatgttggatctgagaaacttttttttttgcaaatattagctcattttggaatttgatgcctgcaacatgcttaaaaaaagctggcacgagtgtcaaaaaagaccgaaaaagttgaggaatgctcatcaaactcttgtttcccatagcaaagcaaaattgaagatgagatctcatgtatgtcttatatctatctcctagacataaaagagcactaatggagaccaaagtagttttctcattcttctcaaatgtatctcctgagaaataaggctcacAGTGAGCACTATGAGAGATCTCATAGTTGTCCAATAGTTATCTCTTTTCCCCATTTCaactaagaccaaaatgagagatgaatgagctggtctccaatatgtctcaattatgactcagtgagagaaacacctggttttgtttctcactactcactgtttgagttctcagatgtctcttttctatttcggcaaaaagacaattgatgagtattggtttcaatatgtctcaatgatgtctcagtgagagatatacttggttttgtctctcactgctcactatttgagttgttagatacacccgttttctaaaaaaatgcattttaatg includes:
- the LOC133545384 gene encoding endonuclease 8-like 1, with amino-acid sequence MEEENTDLLRLCHTVPLEVVNLGGKGYDPEKKDYSGFEAWLQCYYVDGMKSVRDHNGRTMWFKGDPGPMAPKESKSPKAKKRKDTDADHDYPRKKKVYSVGNHHQHIEI